One genomic window of Solanum dulcamara chromosome 12, daSolDulc1.2, whole genome shotgun sequence includes the following:
- the LOC129875730 gene encoding uncharacterized protein LOC129875730, protein MTRNNEDTGLTDIIVTDPIVAEQNELIAQLVQHIIEMRDEIQKNRDLSNLAIATNTLVPGERRPPLHLYPPNPPENMPNNPHVVPTQKSPTIYFTPNPHHASSSYQSPPPSQNLNAYNSQAFPPMYQTPYQNAQNPPTTQPIPSKPTFYIPTLLKSYPLYTTYPEPDHNEEKEKEWRTKKEITKQSMKEEIVKAMKEFHYTSNIAGLNYEDLCIHPDLDLPDGFKVPKFDTFGGTGNPLAHLRAYYDQLIGVGKNEALLMWLFSRSLSGEALE, encoded by the coding sequence atgactaGAAATAATGAGGACACTGGTTTGACTGATATTATTGTGACGGACCCTATTGTTGCTGAACAAAATGAGTTGATCGCACAGTTAGTGCAACATATCATCGAGATGAGAGATGAGATACAGAAGAATCGAGATTTATCAAACCTAGCTATTGCCACCAACACATTGGTTCCAGGCGAAAGAAGACCTCCGCTCCATCTTTATCCACCAAATCCTCCAGAAAACATGCCAAATAATCCTCATGTCGTTCCAACACAGAAATCACCAACCATCTATTTCACTCCCAACCCACATCACGCTAGCTCATCATACCAATCACCACCGCCCTCCCAAAACCTAAATGCCTACAATTCTCAAGCATTTCCTCCCATGTACCAGACTCCTTATCAAAATGCTCAAAACCCACCTACCACTCAACCTATACCTTCAAAACCTACTTTCTATATTCCAACACTATTGAAATCATATCCTCTTTACACTACATATCCCGAGCCTGATCACAATGAGGAGAAGGAGAAAGAGTGGAGGACCAAAAAGGAAATAACTAAGCAGAGCATGAAAGAGGAAATTGTAAAAGCTATGAAAGAGTTTCACTATACCTCGAATATTGCTGGATTGAATTATGAAGATCTGTGTATCCATCCAGATCTAGACCTTCCAGATGGATTCAAAGTACCTAAATTTGATACTTTCGGAGGAACCGGGAATCCTTTGGCTCATTTGAGAGCATATTATGATCAACTCATAGGAGTTGGAAAGAACGAGGCTCTATTAATGTGGCTTTTTAGCCGAAGTTTAAGCGGAGAGGCTTTGGAATGA